In one Cydia strobilella chromosome 25, ilCydStro3.1, whole genome shotgun sequence genomic region, the following are encoded:
- the LOC134752776 gene encoding coatomer subunit zeta-1 isoform X1, protein MVHTTMEGSLFEPTLYIVKGMCILDNEGNRILAKYYDKNILPTAKEQKAFEKNLFNKTHRANAEIIMLEGLTCVYKSNVDLFFYVMGSSHENELILLSVLNALYESVSILLRRNVERRVLFDNLDAVMLAFDEICDGGVILDADPTSIVGRAALRTEDVPLGEQTVAQVLQSAKEQLKWSLLK, encoded by the exons aTGGTTCACACAACCATGGAGGGATCTTTGTTT GAACCTACTCTGTACATCGTGAAGGGCATGTGCATCTTAGATAATGAGGGCAACAGAATACTCGCCAAGTACTATGACAAGAACATACTTCCTACGGCCAAGGAGCAGAAGGCCTTTGAGAAGAACCTATTTAACAAGACACACAG AGCCAACGCTGAAATCATAATGCTGGAAGGCCTAACCTGCGTTTACAAGAGTAATGTGGATCTGTTCTTCTATGTTATGGGCAGCTCGCATGAaaatgag CTGATCCTGTTATCAGTCTTGAATGCCCTGTACGAATCCGTGAGCATTCTTTTGCGTCGGAACGTCGAGAGAAGAGTACTCTTCGATAATTTGGACGCCGTCATGTTGGCTTTCGACGAAATTTGTGATGGCGG TGTAATCCTGGACGCGGACCCCACATCTATAGTGGGTCGCGCGGCGCTGCGCACCGAGGACGTGCCGCTCGGGGAACAGACCGTCGCGCAG gTCTTACAATCAGCAAAGGAACAACTAAAATGGTCGCTGCTGAAATGA
- the LOC134752776 gene encoding coatomer subunit zeta-1 isoform X2, with the protein MVHTTMEGSLFEPTLYIVKGMCILDNEGNRILAKYYDKNILPTAKEQKAFEKNLFNKTHRANAEIIMLEGLTCVYKSNVDLFFYVMGSSHENELILLSVLNALYESVSILLRRNVERRVLFDNLDAVMLAFDEICDGGVILDADPTSIVGRAALRTEDVPLGEQTVAQILYKIMNDN; encoded by the exons aTGGTTCACACAACCATGGAGGGATCTTTGTTT GAACCTACTCTGTACATCGTGAAGGGCATGTGCATCTTAGATAATGAGGGCAACAGAATACTCGCCAAGTACTATGACAAGAACATACTTCCTACGGCCAAGGAGCAGAAGGCCTTTGAGAAGAACCTATTTAACAAGACACACAG AGCCAACGCTGAAATCATAATGCTGGAAGGCCTAACCTGCGTTTACAAGAGTAATGTGGATCTGTTCTTCTATGTTATGGGCAGCTCGCATGAaaatgag CTGATCCTGTTATCAGTCTTGAATGCCCTGTACGAATCCGTGAGCATTCTTTTGCGTCGGAACGTCGAGAGAAGAGTACTCTTCGATAATTTGGACGCCGTCATGTTGGCTTTCGACGAAATTTGTGATGGCGG TGTAATCCTGGACGCGGACCCCACATCTATAGTGGGTCGCGCGGCGCTGCGCACCGAGGACGTGCCGCTCGGGGAACAGACCGTCGCGCAG ATACTCTACAAGATAATGAATGATAACTAA
- the LOC134752775 gene encoding isochorismatase domain-containing protein 1-like isoform X1: protein MARNIVKLGALEAQRTAFLLCDVQETFRPHVKHFGEVVNVANKMMEAAKHFKIPVYVSEQYPKGLGHTTKDIDVCNAALVYEKTKFSMYTPELQERLKKDVPALETVVLFGIEAHVCIEQTVIDLLNENISVHVLADGVSSRSLMDRGLALQRLQTIGCFVGTSENVLFKLLKDKNNPAFKQISKLNVAPTPDEFGAQTLENKLHY from the exons ATGGCCCGTAATATTGTAAAACTAGGTGCTCTAGAAGCCCAGAGAACAGCATTCCTCCTATGTGATGTCCAGGAGACATTCAGGCCTCATGTTAAACATTTTGGCGAAGTCGTTAATGTTGCTAATAAAATG ATGGAAGCagcaaaacattttaaaatcccAGTATACGTCTCAGAGCAATACCCCAAGGGGCTCGGACACACAACTAAGGATATTGATGTATGCAACGCAGCCTTAGTTTATGAGAAGACAAAGTTCTCTATGTATACTCCGGAGCTGCAAGAAAGACTGAAGAAAGATGTGCCCGCGTTGGAGACGGTGGTCTTATTCGGGATTGAG GCCCACGTATGCATCGAGCAGACAGTGATAGACTTGCTGAATGAAAACATCTCTGTCCATGTCTTGGCTGATGGCGTGTCTTCCAGATCTTTGATGGACCGTGGCTTGGCTTTACAG CGCTTACAAACCATCGGGTGCTTCGTCGGAACATCAGAAAACGTACTATTCAAGCTGTTGAAGGACAAAAATAACCCGGCTTTTAAACAAATATCAAAACTGAATGTTGCACCTACCCCGGACGAATTTGGCGCACAAACTTtggaaaataaattacattattag
- the LOC134752775 gene encoding isochorismatase domain-containing protein 1-like isoform X2: MARNIVKLGALEAQRTAFLLCDVQETFRPHVKHFGEVVNVANKMMEAAKHFKIPVYVSEQYPKGLGHTTKDIDVCNAALVYEKTKFSMYTPELQERLKKDVPALETVVLFGIEAHVCIEQTVIDLLNENISVHVLADGVSSRSLMDRGLALQRMQSIGSFITTSENVLFKLMKDKNHPAFKHISKLNKEPTVDTLGYTMSKL; the protein is encoded by the exons ATGGCCCGTAATATTGTAAAACTAGGTGCTCTAGAAGCCCAGAGAACAGCATTCCTCCTATGTGATGTCCAGGAGACATTCAGGCCTCATGTTAAACATTTTGGCGAAGTCGTTAATGTTGCTAATAAAATG ATGGAAGCagcaaaacattttaaaatcccAGTATACGTCTCAGAGCAATACCCCAAGGGGCTCGGACACACAACTAAGGATATTGATGTATGCAACGCAGCCTTAGTTTATGAGAAGACAAAGTTCTCTATGTATACTCCGGAGCTGCAAGAAAGACTGAAGAAAGATGTGCCCGCGTTGGAGACGGTGGTCTTATTCGGGATTGAG GCCCACGTATGCATCGAGCAGACAGTGATAGACTTGCTGAATGAAAACATCTCTGTCCATGTCTTGGCTGATGGCGTGTCTTCCAGATCTTTGATGGACCGTGGCTTGGCTTTACAG CGCATGCAATCCATAGGCTCCTTCATAACCACCTCAGAAAACGTTCTTTTCAAACTGATGAAGGACAAAAATCATCCTGCCTTCAAACACATTTCTAAGTTGAATAAAGAACCTACGGTGGATACGCTGGGATATACGATGTCGAAACTGTAA